In Brassica napus cultivar Da-Ae chromosome C2, Da-Ae, whole genome shotgun sequence, the sequence ATTTGCATACATTTCAAAACCACCCTCAAGTTATGCTTTTGCATCTCTCTATCAACAAACCATTCtgatgaacatatatatatatatgcctaCACATAGAGCAACCCCCCAGGGACACATCTGTTTTAACGAATAAAACAATGACACAACAAATCTGCGTTTAAAGTGAGGTCAACCAACCTTCTTATCAGATCCTTTTAGGTTTAAGTTGAACCATTTTCTCTTCGATTTGTCTCTACTCTCTGATCCGCCTTCTTCACCCACACTAGCCCCATCGCCTTTAGATTCATCTCCCTGAGCTTTGCTGCTACTTCCATTGCTCAAGTTGCTACCGCTTGGTGTCTTCACCACAGAGAAAGAGGAATGGATTGAATCCCGTTGCTTTAGAAGTTCATCCACCTTCACCATTATCCAAAGAAGACACATATCAATCAATGCAAGAGTTCCCTCAGAGCTTAAAGTTCACAAAACTTGCAGCAAGGAATAAAAGTAGAGAAAAGAGATCAATCAACGCACCGTTTGCTTCTCCTGTGTATATCTGTTGGTTACTTCTTGAAACCGCGTCAAAGCCTTGCGAAAAGAATATAACAAAGTCATAATTATATATGGTCTCCCTGACTAACTAACTAACTGAGCTCTTAATAGCAGAAAGTTACTTTTCGGTACTCTGTTTCAAACTGCCGCAGATCGTTTCTCTTTCTTAAAATCTGAGCTTCAATCTCCTTCAAATTCTCTGTTGTGTCCTCGTAGGTCTTGGCACAGAGTGCCTCAATTGTGTAGGATGCAGTCTTGAAAAAGTTATCACCTGAAAAGTAGCTAGAGACCAGTTAAACTAACTGGTCTCAAAGACAGTCCAGTAAAAGAGAACAATGATTCATTACCATAAACTGCAAAGATATGAGTGCCAGCTTTCAGTTCTGAAACCTCACAAGGTTGAAGACCTTCCAACCGCTTAAAGAAAGCAGATTCAGGGTCTTTGGCTACAGCTAACTGCACAATAAGGAATGCTTTCACACATCTGCATATTCTAATATCGAAAAGAAAAGAGCTCAAAAACTTGCATACCGCATTGATAGTAGAATCCATTCTATAGACTTGGAAATGTAAGAAATACATGCCAGCTGACGTCACCTTGCCTGTTTTCTCACTCTCTTCCTGCAAGAACAAGCCTGATGCCGTTAAAGACAGTTCCGTAATGGTGTAATGCTAAGAACAACATTCTTTTAATATTAAGTTTACCTGTAAGGCCAATCCATAGCCGCCGCTTGAATCTTGCTCAAAATAAAGTAACTGCAGAGAGATAGACAGAGTTAGAAGCTAGTTGGATACAGTCAACACTATCAGGTATATGGTTCAGTAGTGGCATATACCTTAAATTTACTTTGTGCTGCTGATGTAACTCTAACAACCACACCTGACTCAGCTTGTTGTTCACTTATCGTCACTCCAAAAAAGTGAGCGCATTGCTTCTCCACCTGATATTCAGAGATTAGATCACTTCACTTTTCAAATAACACAAGGACATAAGAGTTCGTTCAGCACCTTCCCGCTGACTGATGTTCCAATGGGAAGGGGCCTCACAGTGACAGTTCCGTTCATAGCCTCCTCGAGAACATTGGCAGATACAGAGGTCTTGATAGGCACACCTAGCTTGCTGAATAAAGCAGCAAACATGGTGTTGACGGTTCCGAGGTTAGACAAGTCAATTTCCATGTCCATTCCATCAGCATCAAGGGCCACAAAGCCTGCATTGTCGTATTGCCTTCTCTTTTCAGGATCAGACAAGATGCTGTAGGAATATGCGACTTCCTTGAAAAGCTCGGAAGCATCAGGGTTGTTGGCATTCTTGTCTGGATGATACCTATCAAAATCAATATGGTTTGGACCCAATCAAAGATTACATCTTTACTGGGAGAATCTAAAAAGAAGAAAGGAGGTTACTTTAGAGCAAGTTTTCTGTAAGAGGATTTGATTTCTTGATCAGACGCGGTTCTTGATACGGAGAGGACCTCGTAGGGGTCCCTTCGAGTCGCCGGAGAAGACGAGCCACCAGCCTTTTTGGAACTCATCGTCTTACCAAGAATACGAGATCGAGAAAGAAATCGAGACGAGGGTTTTCCAGGACCAagtctaaaatttattttgattttctctTGTAAAATTGTAACTCGATGAGGATGCCACTTCGGATTTACTCAGACCAAACCCTTGAAACAAGTTGCATACGCCTGGTCTTTtaagttttcttctttttttttttttacatgacatagaaaatagaaaaattacaccaactaaccataaatttattaatacagAAATCTTACATTTTAGATTTgcatattctaaaatatatttgtatgtaAAAATAAGAAACATACTTGATTTTATAGTAcgtattgattaaattttaaaagtacaaATTTAATGTTAACTTTATATGATTAAATGGTGTATCAAAAATATGTACCGTGAATGTAAATACACTATAATAACAtctccaaaaaggaactctattttgaagtttccaaaatcctatatttgaagtttcaaagtgtttttctccaaaagcaaaacttcaaactcaacttcaaaactatttatattttataatatagtctttatatttgtcactaatttgaattcataaaacttttgtaaatgaCTAGCAcgtatataaacatattacaacaatattaattaataaaatattctattaaatataaaaatttaaataaaaataacttaattaatattaaacttcaaacaaaataccatattatttcataaaatgattttcgtaatgcatatatgatctattagtgCATTTCAAAGTAAAAATGGCTCTGCTTACTTTGTAAGTTACGAgctaaaagttattgaaatctggtaatattgatacttgtaaatacattagatcggaacaagaaagtaaaagagaaacataaaatattgttaaaagactaatttcttttttatgatattaatactcgtgaatatattcaatatgaaaaaaaagaattgtacgaaaaagacatcaaaaacaacaacaacaacaacgatcatcagttacacaaaaaatttggacaatatttaaaaatttgaaggttccggatcaaccttacttgactattagtgttgttgttgtaatatttaaatttgtgtaatagttatgtcttcatgtaatttttaaaaatctttttgttaaattttttttatattagtgttgtctaaatctagcttaaaatattttaaattttgtttacagattttaaattttacacataaaattaaataaaactttaaaataagatttaaaatatttatgagatataattttttaaggattaaaacaatacatgagaaaatatttatgaatcataaaggtGATGTGTAgtgaccaaaatgcaaataaagatatgaaaattcaaatttgaagtttttagtagtgaaacttcaaatatagagtttcaatcctcaaaacttcaaatttgaagttttgaagtttctttttggagagcaaaaaacttcatatttgttgtgaatgaagaggggaacttgtgtgtattattaggtcgaccaactggtctttatatacatatggtaatgacggtctaagtaatggatcgacatgagatcgtacttatccttaactagataatgactagcaatacgtaagataaacaccaactataatgtagataaacacaagagtagataggcgccagtatgatcctgcggatgggcttggcccgtcttgctacacgggctgataaatgggtcgatcactaaatggtttataacactcccccttgatcgacacatccggtcaAGGTTCATTcatgctttggatgttgcctcattaaaacctctcttgacaaacccaaaacccaatgtggtaaaagggaaaacaagacaggaaaaagagtacaacacatgaactccccctgatgaatgcATCACCGAAGATCCTTCAGTCGACGCATGCCTATCTTCCATAtgagcttcttgaacgttgaggttggtagtgacttggtgaagaggtcggctgaattCTCACTCGAACGGACTTGCAATACTTGGACCTCTCCTGCCTTCTGAAGCTCGTgtgtaaagaagaacttaggaaGAATATGTTTCGTCCTATCTCCTTTAATGTATCCATCCTTAAGCTGTGCGATGCATGCTGTGTTATCCTCGTATAGGATGGTCGGTGGATCCTTTCCTTTGATCATACCACAAGTGGTACGAATATGCTGTGTCATGGATCTCATCCATACA encodes:
- the LOC106381117 gene encoding chaperone protein dnaJ 15 isoform X2, encoding MSSKKAGGSSSPATRRDPYEVLSVSRTASDQEIKSSYRKLALKYHPDKNANNPDASELFKEVAYSYSILSDPEKRRQYDNAGFVALDADGMDMEIDLSNLGTVNTMFAALFSKLGVPIKTSVSANVLEEAMNGTVTVRPLPIGTSVSGKVEKQCAHFFGVTISEQQAESGVVVRVTSAAQSKFKLLYFEQDSSGGYGLALQEESEKTGKVTSAGMYFLHFQVYRMDSTINALAVAKDPESAFFKRLEGLQPCEVSELKAGTHIFAVYGDNFFKTASYTIEALCAKTYEDTTENLKEIEAQILRKRNDLRQFETEYRKALTRFQEVTNRYTQEKQTVDELLKQRDSIHSSFSVVKTPSGSNLSNGSSSKAQGDESKGDGASVGEEGGSESRDKSKRKWFNLNLKGSDKKVG
- the LOC106381117 gene encoding chaperone protein dnaJ 15 isoform X1, producing the protein MSSKKAGGSSSPATRRDPYEVLSVSRTASDQEIKSSYRKLALKYHPDKNANNPDASELFKEVAYSYSILSDPEKRRQYDNAGFVALDADGMDMEIDLSNLGTVNTMFAALFSKLGVPIKTSVSANVLEEAMNGTVTVRPLPIGTSVSGKVEKQCAHFFGVTISEQQAESGVVVRVTSAAQSKFKLLYFEQDSSGGYGLALQEESEKTGKVTSAGMYFLHFQVYRMDSTINALAVAKDPESAFFKRLEGLQPCEVSELKAGTHIFAVYGDNFFKTASYTIEALCAKTYEDTTENLKEIEAQILRKRNDLRQFETEYRKALTRFQEVTNRYTQEKQTVDELLKQRDSIHSSFSVVKTPSGSNLSNGSSSKAQGDESKGDGASVGEEGGSESRDKSKRKWFNLNLKGSDKKVRSRVRES